In the genome of Notamacropus eugenii isolate mMacEug1 chromosome 5, mMacEug1.pri_v2, whole genome shotgun sequence, one region contains:
- the LOC140503579 gene encoding uncharacterized protein, translating into MAARWGAPGGMGARVTSRSQFFYLLSEVRGSLSTSGLAFVDPHPPLRGPGAQPKPQFPLRENGRGGRPEKQGTQAALRHCGLQLWGTGRGRVSAQHEPSRSGSEAPAFVQEPRGAERAQSEGAGEGWVGRRKRPLVGVESCARGSAVSSSTSCPLPVNLSSWDTMDPCPPRAPPSPERCPGSPSLAPLAPQPPPRVGCHLLIDGNGVPYMYTVPLDEELPPKELEAPQGEAAGGMEAPTQGYRCPECFQVFKSPLYLKRHGISHSDLRPYVCGVCAKTFKRSSSLCQHRLTHHTRGSRAHPCPLCPRRFLDAQELAHHIRGH; encoded by the exons ATGGCCGCGCGATGGGGCGCCCCAGGCGGGATGGGGGCGCGGGTGacctccaggtctcagtttttctATCTGTTAAGTGAGGTTCGGGGGTCTCTAAGCACGTCCGGCCTGGCCTTTGTGGATCCACATCCCCCCTTGAGAGGCCCTGGGGCCCAacccaaacctcagtttccccttcggGAGAATGGTAGGGGGGGGCGACCTGAGAAGCAGGGGACCCAGGCCGCCCTCCGCCACTGCGGGCTGCAGTTATGGGGGACAGGAAGGGGGCGGGTCTCCGCCCAACACGAGCCCTCCAGGAGCGGATCTGAAGCCCCCGCCTTCGTACAGGAGCCTAGAGGGGCCGAGAGAGCACAGAGCGAGGGGGCTGGAGAGGGGTGGGTGGGCCGGAGGAAGCGCCCGCTCGTGGGTGTGGAATCGTGTGCACGCGGGAGCGCAG TCTCCAGCAGCACCTCCTGTCCTCTGCCTGTGAACCTCTCCTCCTGGGACACCATGGACCCCTGTCCACCTAGGGCACCTCCCTCCCCAGAGAGGTGCCCGGGCTCCCCCTCCCTAGCACCCCTGGCTCCTCAGCCACCCCCAAGAGTAGGCTGCCATCTGCTGATTGATGGCAATGGTGTCCCGTATATGTATACAGTTCCTCTGGATGAAGAGCTGCCACCAAAGGAACTGGAGGCCCCCCAAGGGGAGGCAGCAGGGGGCATGGAGGCCCCAACCCAAGGCTACCGCTGCCCAGAATGCTTCCAGGTTTTTAAGAGCCCCCTTTACTTGAAGCGGCATGGAATCTCTCACTCGGACCTTCGACCCTATGTCTGTGGGGTATGTGCCAAGACCTTCAAACGCTCCAGCAGCCTGTGCCAACACCGCCTCACCCACCACACCAGGGGCAGCCGTGCCCACCCTTGTCCCCTCTGCCCACGCCGCTTTTTGGATGCCCAAGAGCTGGCGCACCACATCCGTGGTCACTGA
- the ZNF580 gene encoding LOW QUALITY PROTEIN: zinc finger protein 580 (The sequence of the model RefSeq protein was modified relative to this genomic sequence to represent the inferred CDS: inserted 2 bases in 1 codon), with protein sequence MQLLPPXHPSSSLEKAMDAPRSKAASFPKPDPSTSPVSPSPRLGRFLLIDANGVPYTYTVLVEEEASRTGPKGEAARGELGPSCPAAPRKGYCCPECGRIFESPLRLQSHRISHSELKPFICGACGKAFKRSSHLSRHRAMHQPGGSRCHACPLCPRRFHNAGELAQHFRGH encoded by the exons ATGCAGCTGTTGCCTCC GCATCCCTCATCGTCTCTGGAGAAGGCCATGGACGCCCCTCGTTCGAAGGCAGCCTCTTTTCCCAAGCCAGACCCTTCAACCTCTCCTGTGTCACCTTCCCCCAGGCTGGGCCGTTTCCTGCTCATTGACGCCAATGGGGTCCCTTACACATACACTGTGTTGGTGGAGGAGGAGGCATCCCGGACAGGTCCCAAGGGGGAGGCGGCCAGAGGTGAGCTTGGCCCTAGCTGCCCAGCAGCCCCTCGGAAGGGCTACTGCTGCCCTGAGTGTGGCCGGATCTTTGAGAGCCCCCTCAGACTGCAGAGCCATAGGATCTCCCACTCCGAGCTCAAGCCTTTCATTTGTGGGGCCTGCGGGAAGGCCTTCAAGCGCTCTAGCCACCTGTCCCGCCACCGAGCCATGCACCAGCCCGGGGGCAGCCGGTGCCATGCGTGCCCTCTATGCCCACGGCGCTTCCACAATGCCGGAGAACTGGCGCAGCATTTCAGGGGCCACTAA
- the ZNF581 gene encoding zinc finger protein 581 — MEPPPPQASPSPEPGPSSTPEAPGQPPRLGRYLLIDTQGVPYTVLVEEEAAAPPGEVSAGSTSRKCYSCPVCSRVFEYLSYLQRHSVSHSELKPFVCAVCGKAFKRASHLARHRSTHRVGGGRPHACPLCPRRFRDAGELAQHSRVHSGERPFQCPHCPRRFSERNTLQRHTRRKHP, encoded by the coding sequence ATGgaacctccccctccccaggcGTCCCCCTCCCCTGAACCAGGGCCCTCGTCGACTCCCGAGGCCCCGGGACAGCCACCCAGGCTTGGCCGCTACCTGCTCATTGACACGCAGGGCGTCCCCTACACGGTGCTGGTGGAAGAGGAAGCCGCGGCCCCCCCAGGGGAGGTGTCTGCGGGGTCAACCTCCCGAAAATGCTACAGCTGCCCGGTGTGTTCCCGGGTCTTTGAATACTTGTCCTATCTGCAGAGGCATAGCGTCTCGCACTCGGAGCTCAAGCCCTTCGTCTGCGCTGTCTGCGGGAAAGCCTTCAAGCGGGCCAGCCACCTGGCCCGCCACCGCTCCACACACCGGGTGGGGGGCGGCCGGCCACACGCGTGTCCCCTGTGTCCCCGACGATTCCGAGACGCGGGGGAGCTGGCCCAGCACAGCCGAGTGCACTCGGGCGAGCGGCCCTTCCAGTGCCCTCACTGCCCTCGGCGATTCAGTGAGAGAAATACCTTGCAGAGACACACTCGGAGAAAGCACCCGTGA
- the CCDC106 gene encoding coiled-coil domain-containing protein 106 isoform X4, whose protein sequence is MGGGSLPPPPAPVALCRRSPELGMGAAAAPGAGVRAARVVPLRRRDLESGRGCVMNERNGRRRTMKKDEEGFEISVPFNEAPPAESPPIFCGLEEPPEPASPTLALMSSVKTQLHMALERNSWLQKRIEDLEEERDFLRCQLDKFISCARMDAEDHCRGKPGPRRAEGSGEASDPESAASSLSAGSEEGGSAERKRQKQKGAAGRRRFGKPKARERQRVKDADGVLCRYKKILGTFQKLKSMSRAFEHHRVDRNTVALTTPIAELLIVAPEKLAEVGEFDPSKERLLEYSRRCFLALDDETLKKVQALKKSKLLLPITYRFKR, encoded by the exons ATGGGTGGGGGGAGCTTGCCTCCGCCCCCCGCGCCGGTGGCACTTTGCAGACGCTCCCCGGAGCTGGGCATGGGCGCCGCCGCTGCTCCCGGGGCCGGAGTCCGCGCTGCGCGGGTGG TGCCCCTGAGGCGCCGGGACCTCGAGTCCGGCCGAGGCTGCGTCATGAACGAGAGGAACGGCCGGAGGCGGACAA tGAAGAAGGACGAGGAGGGCTTTGAGATCTCCGTCCCGTTCAACGAGGCCCCCCCTGCGGAGTCACCCCCCATCTTCTGCGGCCTGGAGG AGCCCCCGGAGCCCGCGTCGCCCACCCTGGCGCTGATGAGCAGCGTGAAGACCCAGCTGCACATGGCCCTGGAGAGGAACTCTTGGCTGCAGAAGAGGATCGAGGATCTGGAGGAGGAGCGGGACTTCCTGCGCTGTCAGCTGGACAAGTTCATCTCCTGCGCCCGCATGGACGCAG AGGACCACTGTCGGGGCAAGCCTGGCCCCCGGAGGGCAGAGGGCTCTGGGGAGGCCTCAGACCCCGAGTCAGCAGCCTCCTCCCTCAGCGCTGGCTCCGAAGAGGGGGGTTCTGCTGAAAGGAAGCGCCAGAAACAGAAGGGGGCGGCTGGCCGAAGGAGATTCGGGAAGCCCAAGGCCCGGGAGAGGCAGAGGG TGAAGGATGCTGATGGGGTGCTGTGCCGCTACAAGAAGATCCTGGGCACCTTTCAGAAGCTCAAGAGCATGTCCAGGGCCTTTGAGCACCACCGGGTGGACCGGAACACGGTGGCCTTGACCACGCCTATTGCTGAGCTGCTCATCGTGGCGCCGGAGAAGCTGGCCGAGGTGGGCGAGTTTGATCCGTCCAAAGAGCGGCTGCTGGAATACTCCCGCCGCTGCTTCCTGGCACTGGACGACGAGACACTGAAGAAAGTACAGGCTCTCAAGAAAAGCAAGCTGCTGCTGCCCATCACGTACCGCTTCAAGCGGTGA
- the CCDC106 gene encoding coiled-coil domain-containing protein 106 isoform X1 encodes MGGGSLPPPPAPVALCRRSPELGMGAAAAPGAGVRAARVVPLRRRDLESGRGCVMNERNGRRRTKPPEPASPTLALMSSVKTQLHMALERNSWLQKRIEDLEEERDFLRCQLDKFISCARMDAEDHCRGKPGPRRAEGSGEASDPESAASSLSAGSEEGGSAERKRQKQKGAAGRRRFGKPKARERQRVKDADGVLCRYKKILGTFQKLKSMSRAFEHHRVDRNTVALTTPIAELLIVAPEKLAEVGEFDPSKERLLEYSRRCFLALDDETLKKVQALKKSKLLLPITYRFKR; translated from the exons ATGGGTGGGGGGAGCTTGCCTCCGCCCCCCGCGCCGGTGGCACTTTGCAGACGCTCCCCGGAGCTGGGCATGGGCGCCGCCGCTGCTCCCGGGGCCGGAGTCCGCGCTGCGCGGGTGG TGCCCCTGAGGCGCCGGGACCTCGAGTCCGGCCGAGGCTGCGTCATGAACGAGAGGAACGGCCGGAGGCGGACAA AGCCCCCGGAGCCCGCGTCGCCCACCCTGGCGCTGATGAGCAGCGTGAAGACCCAGCTGCACATGGCCCTGGAGAGGAACTCTTGGCTGCAGAAGAGGATCGAGGATCTGGAGGAGGAGCGGGACTTCCTGCGCTGTCAGCTGGACAAGTTCATCTCCTGCGCCCGCATGGACGCAG AGGACCACTGTCGGGGCAAGCCTGGCCCCCGGAGGGCAGAGGGCTCTGGGGAGGCCTCAGACCCCGAGTCAGCAGCCTCCTCCCTCAGCGCTGGCTCCGAAGAGGGGGGTTCTGCTGAAAGGAAGCGCCAGAAACAGAAGGGGGCGGCTGGCCGAAGGAGATTCGGGAAGCCCAAGGCCCGGGAGAGGCAGAGGG TGAAGGATGCTGATGGGGTGCTGTGCCGCTACAAGAAGATCCTGGGCACCTTTCAGAAGCTCAAGAGCATGTCCAGGGCCTTTGAGCACCACCGGGTGGACCGGAACACGGTGGCCTTGACCACGCCTATTGCTGAGCTGCTCATCGTGGCGCCGGAGAAGCTGGCCGAGGTGGGCGAGTTTGATCCGTCCAAAGAGCGGCTGCTGGAATACTCCCGCCGCTGCTTCCTGGCACTGGACGACGAGACACTGAAGAAAGTACAGGCTCTCAAGAAAAGCAAGCTGCTGCTGCCCATCACGTACCGCTTCAAGCGGTGA
- the CCDC106 gene encoding coiled-coil domain-containing protein 106 isoform X2 — MNERNGRRRTMKKDEEGFEISVPFNEAPPAESPPIFCGLEEPPEPASPTLALMSSVKTQLHMALERNSWLQKRIEDLEEERDFLRCQLDKFISCARMDAEDHCRGKPGPRRAEGSGEASDPESAASSLSAGSEEGGSAERKRQKQKGAAGRRRFGKPKARERQRVKDADGVLCRYKKILGTFQKLKSMSRAFEHHRVDRNTVALTTPIAELLIVAPEKLAEVGEFDPSKERLLEYSRRCFLALDDETLKKVQALKKSKLLLPITYRFKR, encoded by the exons ATGAACGAGAGGAACGGCCGGAGGCGGACAA tGAAGAAGGACGAGGAGGGCTTTGAGATCTCCGTCCCGTTCAACGAGGCCCCCCCTGCGGAGTCACCCCCCATCTTCTGCGGCCTGGAGG AGCCCCCGGAGCCCGCGTCGCCCACCCTGGCGCTGATGAGCAGCGTGAAGACCCAGCTGCACATGGCCCTGGAGAGGAACTCTTGGCTGCAGAAGAGGATCGAGGATCTGGAGGAGGAGCGGGACTTCCTGCGCTGTCAGCTGGACAAGTTCATCTCCTGCGCCCGCATGGACGCAG AGGACCACTGTCGGGGCAAGCCTGGCCCCCGGAGGGCAGAGGGCTCTGGGGAGGCCTCAGACCCCGAGTCAGCAGCCTCCTCCCTCAGCGCTGGCTCCGAAGAGGGGGGTTCTGCTGAAAGGAAGCGCCAGAAACAGAAGGGGGCGGCTGGCCGAAGGAGATTCGGGAAGCCCAAGGCCCGGGAGAGGCAGAGGG TGAAGGATGCTGATGGGGTGCTGTGCCGCTACAAGAAGATCCTGGGCACCTTTCAGAAGCTCAAGAGCATGTCCAGGGCCTTTGAGCACCACCGGGTGGACCGGAACACGGTGGCCTTGACCACGCCTATTGCTGAGCTGCTCATCGTGGCGCCGGAGAAGCTGGCCGAGGTGGGCGAGTTTGATCCGTCCAAAGAGCGGCTGCTGGAATACTCCCGCCGCTGCTTCCTGGCACTGGACGACGAGACACTGAAGAAAGTACAGGCTCTCAAGAAAAGCAAGCTGCTGCTGCCCATCACGTACCGCTTCAAGCGGTGA
- the CCDC106 gene encoding coiled-coil domain-containing protein 106 isoform X3: MNERNGRRRTKPPEPASPTLALMSSVKTQLHMALERNSWLQKRIEDLEEERDFLRCQLDKFISCARMDAEDHCRGKPGPRRAEGSGEASDPESAASSLSAGSEEGGSAERKRQKQKGAAGRRRFGKPKARERQRVKDADGVLCRYKKILGTFQKLKSMSRAFEHHRVDRNTVALTTPIAELLIVAPEKLAEVGEFDPSKERLLEYSRRCFLALDDETLKKVQALKKSKLLLPITYRFKR, from the exons ATGAACGAGAGGAACGGCCGGAGGCGGACAA AGCCCCCGGAGCCCGCGTCGCCCACCCTGGCGCTGATGAGCAGCGTGAAGACCCAGCTGCACATGGCCCTGGAGAGGAACTCTTGGCTGCAGAAGAGGATCGAGGATCTGGAGGAGGAGCGGGACTTCCTGCGCTGTCAGCTGGACAAGTTCATCTCCTGCGCCCGCATGGACGCAG AGGACCACTGTCGGGGCAAGCCTGGCCCCCGGAGGGCAGAGGGCTCTGGGGAGGCCTCAGACCCCGAGTCAGCAGCCTCCTCCCTCAGCGCTGGCTCCGAAGAGGGGGGTTCTGCTGAAAGGAAGCGCCAGAAACAGAAGGGGGCGGCTGGCCGAAGGAGATTCGGGAAGCCCAAGGCCCGGGAGAGGCAGAGGG TGAAGGATGCTGATGGGGTGCTGTGCCGCTACAAGAAGATCCTGGGCACCTTTCAGAAGCTCAAGAGCATGTCCAGGGCCTTTGAGCACCACCGGGTGGACCGGAACACGGTGGCCTTGACCACGCCTATTGCTGAGCTGCTCATCGTGGCGCCGGAGAAGCTGGCCGAGGTGGGCGAGTTTGATCCGTCCAAAGAGCGGCTGCTGGAATACTCCCGCCGCTGCTTCCTGGCACTGGACGACGAGACACTGAAGAAAGTACAGGCTCTCAAGAAAAGCAAGCTGCTGCTGCCCATCACGTACCGCTTCAAGCGGTGA